In one Hymenobacter sp. DG25B genomic region, the following are encoded:
- a CDS encoding DNA-3-methyladenine glycosylase, with translation MKLPASFYQRPDVVQIARELIGKHLFTHFDGVLTGGRIVETEAYAHINDQACHSHLGRYTARTRIMYEAGGVAYAYLIYGRYTLFNVITNEAGKADAVLIRGLEPLVGLEEMMLRRGLSTPARNLTGGPGLLTQALGIGTRHYGTDLAGPDIWLEDQGDAIPPTQIIASPRVGIDYAGADAALPWRFRLQGSPWTSPAK, from the coding sequence ATGAAACTTCCCGCTTCCTTTTACCAGCGCCCCGATGTAGTACAAATAGCCCGTGAGCTGATTGGTAAGCATCTTTTCACCCATTTTGATGGCGTGCTGACCGGGGGGCGCATTGTAGAAACCGAGGCCTACGCCCACATAAACGACCAGGCCTGCCACTCCCACCTGGGCCGCTACACCGCCCGCACCCGCATTATGTACGAGGCCGGCGGCGTGGCTTATGCCTACCTGATTTATGGCCGATACACACTCTTCAACGTCATTACCAATGAAGCCGGCAAAGCCGATGCCGTGCTCATTCGGGGCCTGGAGCCGCTGGTGGGCCTGGAGGAAATGATGCTGCGCCGGGGCCTGAGCACCCCCGCCCGCAACCTCACCGGCGGCCCCGGCTTGCTCACCCAGGCCTTGGGCATTGGCACCCGCCATTATGGTACTGATTTAGCCGGGCCGGATATCTGGCTGGAAGATCAGGGCGACGCAATTCCGCCCACGCAGATTATTGCCTCCCCGCGGGTAGGCATTGATTATGCCGGCGCAGATGCCGCGCTACCTTGGCGCTTTCGTCTGCAAGGCAGCCCCTGGACCAGCCCGGCTAAGTAG
- a CDS encoding TonB-dependent receptor, whose product MRTGAFHFLLLLLAVWVLPGLAAHAQQPVAAAAPDTALLLPAVRVEATRPERFAVGSRLQVLDSAALALYRGQTLADALGAQTSIYLKNYGPGQLASMAMRGTSARHTAVLWNGLNINLPTLGEADFALLPTSGATRVTVQPGPAGATYGTGAVGGTVLLAAPVRWGAGLQASAQLNYGSYNLWAPSLESSFSNQKVAVRVAASARTARNDFPYSSPELQGLVTRRQPNADVAQWSMSQDLTVRTGQRGEVMLAAWLTDADRGIQPAIGAVNNHARERDQSRRLLAGYRHVAARHESVGRVAWFEDVLDYQAAGVQSNSRVRTTQTQAQHTFNFAPHASVQVGAEAQHFAAEVDGYARPVAENRFSGFALVRYDPQPRLRLTANLRQAVLPGRKAPLAPTVGAEWQAGTWAQQQLVVKASVSRSYRAPTLNERYWRPGGNPALLPEQGFGYEGGLQHSWQLTSQLRLQSEATLYRQVVENWVQWLPAADAGYYSPRNLRTVRAWGQETSSQLAWKTRHYQLQVQAAYAYTRSEKVRGYADDADPTYRQLPYVPRHTVAFTTNQQWRAWQLGTAATFTGFRYTDSGARDFLPSYLLANATLGYTIKAHQNWALTVLAQGYNLTNVSYRSYAAQAMPPRNGQLSLRVAWR is encoded by the coding sequence ATGCGTACCGGTGCTTTTCACTTTTTGCTGCTTTTGCTGGCTGTTTGGGTGCTCCCCGGGCTGGCCGCGCATGCCCAGCAGCCAGTGGCCGCGGCTGCCCCGGATACGGCCTTGCTGTTGCCCGCCGTGCGGGTAGAAGCCACCCGCCCGGAGCGGTTTGCCGTGGGCAGCCGCCTGCAGGTGCTGGACTCCGCTGCCCTGGCCCTTTACCGGGGCCAGACCCTGGCCGATGCATTGGGCGCCCAAACCAGTATCTACCTGAAGAACTATGGCCCCGGGCAGCTGGCTTCCATGGCTATGCGTGGCACCTCGGCGCGGCATACGGCCGTTTTGTGGAATGGCCTGAACATCAACTTACCCACTTTAGGCGAGGCTGACTTTGCCCTGCTGCCCACCAGCGGGGCCACCCGCGTAACGGTGCAGCCCGGCCCGGCCGGCGCTACCTACGGCACCGGGGCAGTGGGCGGCACGGTTCTGCTGGCAGCCCCCGTACGCTGGGGTGCTGGCCTGCAGGCCAGCGCCCAGTTAAACTACGGCAGCTACAATCTGTGGGCACCTAGTCTCGAAAGCAGTTTCAGCAACCAGAAAGTAGCCGTCAGGGTGGCGGCCTCGGCCCGCACGGCCCGCAATGATTTCCCCTATTCTTCGCCGGAGTTGCAGGGCCTCGTAACCCGCCGCCAGCCGAATGCCGATGTGGCGCAGTGGAGCATGAGCCAGGATTTAACGGTGCGCACCGGCCAACGAGGCGAAGTCATGCTGGCCGCTTGGCTGACCGATGCCGACCGGGGCATTCAGCCGGCCATAGGAGCCGTGAATAACCACGCCCGCGAGCGGGACCAAAGCCGCCGCCTGCTGGCCGGCTACCGCCACGTAGCCGCCCGCCACGAATCGGTGGGGCGGGTGGCTTGGTTTGAGGATGTGTTAGATTACCAGGCTGCGGGAGTTCAGAGCAACTCAAGGGTCCGCACCACGCAGACGCAGGCGCAGCACACGTTCAACTTCGCCCCCCACGCCAGCGTGCAGGTAGGCGCCGAAGCGCAGCACTTTGCAGCCGAAGTAGACGGGTACGCCCGACCGGTAGCGGAAAACCGCTTCAGTGGCTTTGCCCTGGTGCGCTATGACCCACAGCCCCGGCTCCGGCTTACGGCCAACCTGCGGCAGGCAGTGCTTCCCGGCCGCAAGGCTCCCCTGGCGCCCACGGTTGGGGCGGAGTGGCAGGCCGGCACGTGGGCTCAACAGCAGCTGGTGGTGAAAGCATCCGTCTCCCGCAGCTACCGGGCGCCCACGCTGAATGAGCGTTACTGGCGGCCAGGCGGCAACCCGGCTCTCCTGCCAGAGCAGGGTTTTGGCTACGAAGGTGGCCTGCAGCACAGCTGGCAGCTCACTTCCCAGCTGCGCCTGCAATCGGAAGCAACCCTTTACCGGCAGGTGGTAGAGAACTGGGTGCAATGGCTGCCTGCTGCTGATGCGGGCTACTATTCCCCGCGCAACCTGCGCACCGTACGGGCCTGGGGCCAGGAAACCAGCAGCCAGCTTGCCTGGAAAACCCGGCACTACCAGCTACAGGTGCAGGCCGCTTATGCCTATACCCGCTCGGAAAAAGTGCGGGGCTACGCCGATGACGCGGACCCCACCTACCGCCAGCTGCCCTATGTGCCCCGGCATACGGTGGCCTTCACTACCAACCAGCAGTGGCGGGCCTGGCAGCTGGGTACCGCGGCCACTTTCACCGGCTTCCGCTACACCGATTCCGGCGCCAGAGACTTTCTGCCCTCCTACCTGCTGGCCAATGCCACTTTGGGCTACACCATCAAAGCTCACCAAAACTGGGCCCTTACAGTGCTGGCGCAGGGCTACAACCTCACCAATGTGTCTTACCGCAGCTATGCCGCCCAGGCCATGCCGCCCCGCAACGGGCAGCTTAGTCTGCGGGTGGCGTGGCGCTAA
- a CDS encoding glycosyltransferase family 9 protein, whose translation MKTFLVSRTDAIGDVVLTLPVCGQLKKLFPGCRVVLLGRTYTQAIAAACPWIDDFINVDELRKLTQPAQVQALQQQQADVLLHIFPDKHLASLGRQARIPMRIGTRNRWFHWLTCTHRVVLSRRHSPLHEAQLNLELLRPLGYTGLMPLAAVGELVRLAPIEPLAHQWQHLLAQRQAGQLNVILHPRSRGSAREWGLVNFGTLVRMLDQAGHRVFITGTAAEGEELRPWLTEHAPFLAGDMTGQLTLPQLLAFIGTADGLVANSTGPLHMAAALGRQALGLYPPIRPMHPGRWAPLGPHAEYLVFNKPDCQECRQAPAACSCLAAIEPVEVLNRIAAWNSLPPAGF comes from the coding sequence ATGAAGACTTTCCTGGTCAGCCGTACCGATGCTATTGGCGATGTGGTGCTCACGCTTCCCGTATGTGGGCAGCTTAAGAAGCTGTTCCCGGGCTGCCGCGTGGTGCTGCTGGGCCGCACTTACACCCAGGCCATTGCCGCTGCCTGTCCCTGGATAGATGATTTTATAAACGTGGATGAACTGCGCAAGCTCACCCAGCCGGCGCAGGTGCAGGCATTGCAGCAACAGCAGGCCGATGTCTTGCTGCACATCTTCCCCGATAAACACCTAGCTTCCTTAGGCCGGCAGGCCCGCATACCCATGCGCATTGGCACGCGTAACCGGTGGTTTCACTGGCTTACCTGTACCCACCGGGTAGTCCTGAGCCGCCGCCATTCGCCCTTACATGAAGCGCAGCTGAATCTGGAGCTGCTGCGGCCCCTGGGCTATACTGGGCTTATGCCGCTGGCCGCCGTGGGTGAGCTGGTGCGGCTGGCACCTATCGAGCCGCTGGCGCATCAATGGCAGCACCTGCTGGCCCAGCGCCAGGCCGGGCAGCTCAACGTTATTCTGCATCCGCGTAGCCGGGGTAGTGCCCGGGAATGGGGGTTGGTAAACTTCGGGACGTTAGTGCGCATGCTGGACCAGGCCGGGCACCGCGTGTTCATCACCGGCACCGCGGCCGAAGGGGAGGAGCTACGCCCCTGGCTGACGGAGCACGCCCCTTTCCTGGCGGGTGATATGACCGGGCAGCTAACCTTGCCCCAACTACTGGCTTTCATTGGCACTGCTGATGGCTTGGTGGCCAATAGTACCGGGCCGTTGCATATGGCGGCGGCGCTGGGTAGGCAGGCCCTGGGGCTGTATCCACCTATCCGCCCTATGCATCCCGGCCGCTGGGCACCGCTGGGCCCGCATGCAGAATACTTGGTGTTTAACAAGCCTGATTGCCAGGAGTGCCGGCAGGCGCCGGCCGCGTGCTCTTGCCTGGCCGCTATTGAGCCTGTTGAGGTGCTGAACCGGATAGCTGCCTGGAATTCTTTGCCGCCTGCTGGTTTCTGA
- a CDS encoding YncE family protein, protein MYSSPRFPPYITRSALAFLSLMAVTACDPDTDTPDPTQPADVFIVNEGGFNKGNAGISSFSTASRQLMNVNQFQTANNRPLGDVAQSMTVVGTRGYIVVNNSNKLEVVSMPDLKEVATVTGLQLPRYFVAASADKGYVTEWVDFGVSGRVAVIDLKTNTILKTITTGITPETMLLVGNKLYVANNGENTLTIINTLTDEVAATVTVGDSPTSLVQDRTGRVWVLNSGMVAYNPDYTEDYEHTTPGSLVSFDPQSPTAQTRRTFASNQVRPQKLLIDFTGTTLYFSNGAAVFRMNTTDAALPTTPIIRRRFYGLGLDPRDNTLYGSLENFSGPTKFIRYQSTGTPIDSFAVGVGANSFVFYRQ, encoded by the coding sequence ATGTACTCTTCTCCCCGCTTCCCTCCCTACATTACCCGCTCGGCGCTGGCTTTTCTAAGTCTGATGGCTGTAACGGCCTGCGACCCGGATACGGATACCCCCGACCCCACGCAGCCAGCCGATGTATTTATTGTGAATGAAGGCGGCTTCAATAAAGGCAATGCCGGCATCAGCAGCTTCAGCACCGCCAGCCGGCAGCTGATGAATGTAAACCAGTTTCAAACGGCCAATAACCGGCCGCTGGGTGATGTGGCACAGTCGATGACGGTTGTGGGCACCCGGGGCTACATTGTAGTCAATAATAGCAACAAGCTGGAGGTAGTCTCCATGCCTGATCTAAAGGAAGTTGCTACGGTTACGGGCCTGCAGCTACCCCGGTATTTTGTAGCGGCCTCGGCCGATAAGGGCTACGTAACAGAGTGGGTGGATTTTGGGGTGTCGGGCCGCGTGGCCGTCATCGATTTGAAAACCAATACCATTCTGAAAACCATTACCACGGGCATTACCCCGGAAACTATGCTGCTGGTAGGCAACAAGCTGTATGTAGCCAACAACGGCGAAAACACCCTCACCATCATTAATACCCTGACTGATGAGGTGGCGGCCACCGTAACCGTGGGCGACTCCCCTACCAGCCTGGTGCAGGACCGCACCGGCCGGGTATGGGTTTTAAACAGCGGTATGGTTGCCTACAACCCCGATTACACCGAGGACTATGAACATACCACGCCCGGCTCTCTGGTGAGTTTTGACCCGCAGAGCCCGACTGCGCAGACCCGCCGTACGTTTGCCTCTAACCAGGTGCGGCCCCAAAAGCTGCTGATTGATTTTACTGGCACCACCTTGTATTTCAGCAATGGCGCGGCAGTGTTCCGCATGAATACCACCGATGCTGCTTTGCCCACCACGCCCATTATACGGCGCCGGTTTTATGGGCTAGGGCTGGACCCGCGCGACAATACGTTGTATGGGTCGCTGGAGAATTTCAGCGGGCCTACCAAGTTCATTCGCTACCAAAGCACCGGCACGCCTATTGACTCCTTTGCGGTGGGCGTGGGCGCTAACAGCTTCGTGTTTTACCGGCAGTAG
- a CDS encoding class I SAM-dependent methyltransferase, producing MEFPLPEAARQYVADNLHEDPAKLALQARRYPDLPVPELVRQIQARQKARTKLPAWAANPDLIFPPALSVEQASSDRTAAFKASLVSGATLLADLTGGFGVDSSFFASQVTQVHYVERNPELVAVVQYNLQQLGIQNVVCHATDAVQFLRNTDQHFDWLYLDPARRDTAARKIFRLQDCEPDILRMMPLLLHKADRVLLKTSPMLDIEQALEELAHVRRLWVVAVDNECKEVLYELGQEPAVDPERFTINMKRDGTQQEFRLNRAREARAIPRYAEAQQYLYEPNSAILKAGGFRSIGTAFELLKLHQHSHLYTSDTLRADFPGRIFRIRAAERYDRDALRAHLGPEVRAHVTTRNFPDSVADFRHRTGIREGGELYLFATTDLRGRLMVLVCEKL from the coding sequence ATGGAATTCCCGCTGCCTGAAGCGGCGCGTCAATACGTAGCCGATAACCTGCACGAAGACCCCGCCAAGCTGGCTTTGCAGGCCCGCCGCTACCCGGACTTGCCGGTACCGGAGCTGGTCCGACAGATTCAGGCCCGCCAGAAAGCGCGCACCAAGCTCCCCGCCTGGGCCGCCAACCCTGATTTAATCTTTCCGCCTGCCCTCTCGGTAGAGCAGGCTTCTTCCGACCGCACGGCTGCTTTCAAAGCCAGCCTGGTAAGCGGCGCTACGCTCCTGGCCGACCTCACCGGCGGCTTTGGCGTGGACAGCAGCTTTTTTGCCAGCCAGGTAACGCAGGTACATTACGTAGAGCGCAACCCCGAGCTGGTAGCCGTAGTGCAGTACAACCTGCAGCAGCTGGGCATTCAGAACGTGGTGTGCCACGCTACTGATGCCGTTCAGTTTTTAAGGAACACGGACCAGCACTTCGACTGGCTCTACCTGGACCCGGCCCGCCGCGATACCGCCGCCCGCAAAATCTTCCGGCTGCAGGATTGTGAGCCGGATATTCTGCGCATGATGCCCCTGCTGCTGCACAAAGCCGACCGGGTGCTGCTCAAAACCTCACCCATGCTGGATATTGAGCAGGCCCTGGAGGAGCTGGCGCACGTGCGGCGGCTCTGGGTGGTGGCCGTGGATAATGAGTGTAAGGAGGTATTATACGAGCTGGGTCAGGAGCCTGCCGTTGACCCGGAGCGCTTCACCATTAACATGAAGCGAGATGGCACCCAGCAGGAATTCCGCCTCAACCGCGCCCGGGAAGCTCGCGCCATTCCGCGCTACGCTGAGGCTCAGCAATACCTCTACGAGCCCAACAGCGCCATTCTGAAAGCAGGCGGGTTCCGTAGCATTGGCACCGCTTTTGAGCTGCTGAAGCTGCACCAGCACAGCCACCTATATACCTCCGATACACTTCGGGCCGACTTTCCCGGCCGTATTTTCCGCATCAGGGCCGCCGAGCGCTACGACCGGGATGCTCTGCGTGCCCACCTGGGCCCGGAGGTGCGCGCCCACGTCACCACCCGCAACTTCCCCGACTCCGTAGCCGACTTCCGCCACCGCACCGGGATTCGGGAAGGTGGGGAGCTATACCTGTTTGCTACCACCGATTTGCGCGGCCGTTTGATGGTGCTGGTATGTGAGAAGCTGTAA
- a CDS encoding glycosyltransferase family 2 protein, with amino-acid sequence MPAVPLSVVIITYNEERNIARCLEALGDVADEVIVVDSFSTDRTVDISRQHGARVIQHAFEGYVQQKNFATAQAQYDHVLQLDADEVLTDELRQSIRQAKENWQGAGYTLARLTNYCGSWVRHGGWYPDRKLRLYDRRLGQWEGMLLHERYETQPGQLVGALNGDLLHYSYDSVEQHVAQLNRFTSIAAEELWLRGKRRVTLFHLLLKPIWKFVHGYFLRLGMLDGFAGLSIATISAWGVFLKFAKLRTRRPTTTV; translated from the coding sequence ATGCCTGCTGTCCCGCTTTCCGTCGTTATCATTACCTACAATGAAGAACGCAACATTGCCCGCTGCCTCGAAGCGCTGGGTGATGTAGCCGACGAGGTAATCGTGGTCGACAGCTTCTCCACCGACCGCACGGTGGACATCAGTCGGCAGCACGGCGCCCGCGTTATCCAGCACGCCTTTGAAGGCTATGTGCAACAAAAGAACTTCGCTACCGCCCAGGCTCAATATGACCACGTATTGCAGCTGGATGCCGACGAAGTCCTGACGGATGAGCTGCGCCAAAGCATTAGGCAAGCCAAAGAAAACTGGCAAGGCGCCGGCTATACGCTGGCCCGCCTCACCAACTACTGCGGCAGCTGGGTGCGCCACGGCGGCTGGTACCCCGACCGCAAGCTGCGCCTCTACGACCGGCGCCTGGGCCAATGGGAAGGCATGCTCCTGCACGAGCGGTACGAAACCCAGCCCGGCCAGCTGGTAGGAGCTCTGAACGGTGACCTGCTGCACTACTCTTACGATTCCGTAGAGCAGCACGTAGCCCAACTCAACCGCTTCACCAGCATTGCCGCCGAGGAGCTGTGGCTGCGCGGCAAGCGCCGCGTTACGCTGTTTCACCTGCTGCTGAAACCCATCTGGAAGTTCGTGCACGGCTACTTTCTGCGGCTGGGCATGCTGGATGGTTTTGCCGGCCTCAGCATAGCCACCATTTCTGCCTGGGGTGTTTTCCTCAAGTTTGCCAAGCTGCGTACCCGGCGGCCCACCACTACTGTATGA
- a CDS encoding DUF4397 domain-containing protein: MKTTLQHLFRPFLFASLALSTALVGCSDDNEDVAPVIEQGKVQVVHAAPNANVKVSVLADDKAVKDLNYGENTGYTTLNAGTRVFKVNVSGTTTTVINSSQTVAKDKNYSLFAYSPTDQANSIAPLWVEDDLTAPAAGKAKIRVVHLGLGAASPVSLYRTESTGTAALLIPNITFGTASAFTEVAAGASNLYLANSSNVPVIVLNSKDLAAGKIYTLLVRGSATGLTTDVQVKADFIENK, translated from the coding sequence ATGAAAACTACACTTCAGCATCTGTTCCGCCCTTTCCTATTCGCCTCCCTGGCTTTATCCACTGCGCTGGTTGGTTGCAGCGACGACAATGAGGACGTGGCACCCGTAATTGAGCAAGGGAAAGTACAAGTAGTACATGCCGCCCCCAATGCCAATGTAAAGGTGTCGGTGCTGGCTGACGACAAGGCGGTAAAAGACCTGAACTACGGCGAGAATACCGGCTACACCACCCTCAATGCGGGTACGCGGGTGTTCAAAGTAAATGTGTCGGGCACCACTACCACGGTGATAAACTCTTCCCAAACTGTAGCGAAGGATAAAAACTATTCCCTGTTTGCCTACAGCCCCACGGACCAGGCCAACTCCATTGCTCCGCTGTGGGTGGAAGATGACCTGACTGCCCCCGCGGCTGGAAAAGCCAAAATTCGGGTGGTGCATCTGGGCCTGGGGGCTGCTTCCCCCGTTAGCCTCTACCGCACCGAATCGACCGGCACGGCTGCCCTGCTGATTCCGAACATAACCTTCGGCACCGCTTCGGCCTTCACGGAAGTAGCGGCTGGCGCTTCCAACCTCTACCTGGCTAACTCCAGCAATGTGCCGGTTATCGTTCTTAACAGTAAAGACCTGGCGGCCGGCAAAATCTACACCCTGCTGGTGCGCGGCTCTGCAACCGGCCTCACCACCGATGTACAGGTAAAGGCTGATTTCATCGAAAATAAGTAA
- the ahcY gene encoding adenosylhomocysteinase — protein sequence MVETTYVPYKVKDMSLAEWGRKEIRLAEAEMPGLMALREEYGASQPLKGARIAGCLHMTIQTAVLIETLIALGADVTWSSCNIFSTQDHAAAAIAAAGIPVYAWKGMNEEEFNWCIEQTLWFGEERQPLNMILDDGGDLTNMVLNQFPELAAGIKGLSEETTTGVLRLLDRVKAGTLPMPAINVNDSVTKSKFDNKYGCKESAVDAIRRATDVMMAGKVAVVAGYGDVGKGTAASLRGAGARVIVTEIDPICALQAAMDGYAVKKMAEAIPQADIVVTATGNCDIITEEHFRALKDKAIVCNIGHFDDEIDMAWLNGNYGHTKDTVKPQVDLYTIDGKEVIILAEGRLVNLGCATGHPSFVMSNSFTNQTLAQLELWTNTAAYENKVYTLPKHLDEKVARLHLAKIGVELEELKPKQAAYIGVDVQGPFKSDLYRY from the coding sequence ATGGTTGAGACGACTTACGTTCCCTACAAAGTAAAAGACATGTCGCTGGCCGAGTGGGGCCGCAAAGAAATCCGTTTGGCGGAGGCTGAAATGCCCGGTCTGATGGCCCTGCGCGAGGAGTATGGCGCCAGCCAGCCGCTGAAAGGTGCCCGCATTGCCGGCTGCCTGCACATGACCATCCAAACGGCTGTGCTCATTGAAACGCTGATTGCACTGGGCGCCGACGTAACCTGGTCTTCCTGCAACATCTTCTCTACCCAGGACCATGCCGCCGCTGCCATTGCCGCCGCTGGCATTCCGGTATATGCTTGGAAAGGCATGAATGAGGAAGAGTTTAACTGGTGCATTGAGCAGACCCTGTGGTTTGGCGAAGAGCGCCAGCCCCTGAACATGATTCTGGACGATGGCGGCGACCTGACCAACATGGTGCTGAACCAGTTCCCCGAGCTGGCCGCCGGCATCAAAGGTTTGTCGGAAGAAACCACCACGGGCGTGCTGCGCCTGCTGGACCGTGTGAAGGCCGGCACCCTGCCCATGCCCGCCATCAACGTAAACGACTCGGTTACCAAGTCGAAGTTCGACAACAAATACGGCTGCAAAGAGTCTGCCGTAGACGCTATCCGCCGCGCTACCGATGTAATGATGGCCGGTAAAGTAGCCGTAGTAGCCGGATACGGCGACGTAGGAAAAGGTACCGCCGCTTCGTTGCGTGGTGCCGGTGCCCGCGTTATCGTAACGGAAATTGACCCCATCTGCGCCCTGCAGGCCGCTATGGACGGTTACGCCGTGAAGAAAATGGCCGAGGCTATTCCCCAGGCGGATATCGTGGTTACCGCTACCGGCAACTGCGACATCATCACCGAGGAGCACTTCCGCGCCCTGAAGGACAAAGCCATTGTCTGCAACATCGGCCACTTCGATGATGAGATTGATATGGCCTGGCTGAACGGCAACTACGGTCACACCAAAGACACCGTGAAGCCTCAGGTTGACCTCTACACCATCGACGGCAAAGAGGTAATCATTCTGGCGGAAGGTCGCCTCGTGAACCTGGGCTGTGCCACCGGCCACCCTTCGTTCGTGATGTCCAACTCCTTCACCAACCAGACGCTGGCCCAGCTGGAGCTGTGGACCAACACGGCTGCCTACGAAAACAAAGTATACACCCTGCCCAAGCACCTCGATGAGAAGGTAGCCCGCCTGCACCTCGCCAAAATTGGCGTGGAGCTGGAAGAGTTGAAGCCCAAGCAGGCCGCTTATATCGGCGTAGACGTACAAGGCCCGTTCAAGTCGGATCTGTACCGCTACTAG
- a CDS encoding O-antigen ligase family protein translates to MAFLPLPSFRQLYQSGRLSQYLLLLACVAGVVGLLMARALIALSPVVGVLAVAAQPNLRRQLAGWWSLRTAWFPALLYLFLVISGLYTAEWAVYRHELFRQLPLLGVPLVFAVAVPLTARQRLGVGSLFVLGVAGLGLATLAEYLMNAAQANNAFGSGQNMPSVTGVFHIHFSIMLALAVYIGMLLAREKIVGTALRWLLRAASITALVVLHVLAYRTGLLVFYATLLLDVVLVVVMRRQWRLGLVLAALLVLLPWGALHTLVSVQQRLEATHFDLEQFSLGHDINNYSLSKRLAAWHTANVIFQTHPVLGVAPADVRAAMMQQYAWQSFGLTPANWVMVHNQYLHYLVGGGLVQLGLWLLVLLGPLAQPAQRRNPYVIHCIWLLAIAMLTDSLLELQIGFNLFVFLYGFLVVSTERQTAARVCNTPGSGTV, encoded by the coding sequence ATGGCTTTTTTACCTCTCCCTTCCTTTCGGCAGCTTTACCAGAGTGGGCGCCTGTCGCAGTACCTGTTGCTGCTGGCGTGCGTGGCCGGCGTGGTAGGTCTGCTGATGGCCCGGGCCCTGATTGCATTGAGCCCCGTGGTAGGTGTACTAGCCGTTGCGGCGCAGCCCAACCTGCGCCGACAGCTGGCCGGGTGGTGGAGTTTGCGCACCGCCTGGTTCCCGGCATTGCTGTATCTGTTCCTGGTGATAAGCGGCCTGTATACCGCGGAGTGGGCGGTATACAGGCACGAGCTTTTCCGCCAGTTGCCGCTTCTGGGTGTACCGTTGGTTTTTGCCGTAGCAGTTCCGCTCACCGCGCGCCAACGCCTGGGGGTGGGCAGCCTGTTTGTGCTGGGCGTAGCCGGGCTGGGGTTAGCTACGCTGGCCGAATATCTCATGAACGCCGCCCAGGCTAACAACGCCTTTGGCTCGGGGCAGAATATGCCGTCTGTTACGGGGGTATTTCACATCCACTTCAGCATTATGCTGGCCCTGGCGGTATATATCGGTATGTTACTGGCCCGCGAGAAGATAGTTGGTACTGCCTTGCGCTGGTTGTTGCGGGCAGCCAGCATCACCGCTTTGGTTGTGTTGCATGTGCTGGCGTATCGCACGGGCCTGCTGGTGTTCTATGCTACGTTGTTGCTGGATGTGGTTCTGGTAGTAGTTATGCGGCGCCAGTGGCGACTGGGCTTGGTATTGGCTGCCTTACTGGTGCTGCTGCCCTGGGGCGCCCTGCACACGCTGGTATCAGTGCAGCAGCGGTTGGAAGCCACGCACTTTGATCTGGAGCAGTTTTCTCTGGGGCACGATATCAATAACTACTCCCTTTCCAAGCGCCTGGCGGCCTGGCACACGGCCAATGTCATATTTCAGACGCATCCTGTGCTGGGCGTGGCCCCGGCTGATGTGCGGGCCGCTATGATGCAGCAATACGCCTGGCAGAGCTTTGGTCTCACCCCGGCCAACTGGGTAATGGTGCATAATCAATACCTGCACTATTTAGTAGGTGGCGGGCTGGTGCAGCTGGGCTTGTGGCTGTTGGTTTTGCTGGGCCCTTTGGCACAACCAGCCCAGCGCCGAAACCCGTATGTGATACACTGTATCTGGCTGCTAGCCATTGCTATGTTGACGGATTCGCTGCTGGAATTACAAATTGGATTTAATCTATTCGTCTTTCTATATGGTTTTCTCGTAGTGTCCACCGAACGACAAACTGCGGCCCGGGTGTGCAACACCCCTGGGAGTGGTACGGTATAA
- a CDS encoding AraC family transcriptional regulator, whose product MKTTRLHIKNMVCPRCVSAVRHLLEQAGYRPAQVTLGEAVLAKDTPADPKEVAPLLREAGFDVLMDRAEQLTEQIKTALAEYLEHLRTARMPLTTSAFLTDRFAATYSHLSKVFSRTANLTIEKYLIRMKIERVKELLSYGELTLGEIAEQMRYSSGQHLSNQFRQVTGRSVSEFRRDLMPKRMALDKIA is encoded by the coding sequence GTGAAAACAACCCGCTTGCACATCAAGAACATGGTTTGCCCACGTTGCGTTAGTGCCGTGCGCCACCTCCTGGAGCAGGCTGGCTATCGGCCGGCTCAGGTAACACTCGGAGAAGCAGTATTGGCGAAAGACACGCCTGCCGACCCCAAAGAAGTAGCACCGCTGCTTCGCGAAGCAGGCTTCGATGTATTAATGGACCGGGCGGAACAGCTCACCGAACAAATCAAGACCGCCCTGGCCGAGTACCTGGAGCATTTGCGTACGGCGCGCATGCCCCTTACCACCTCAGCCTTTCTCACGGACCGTTTTGCGGCCACCTATTCTCACTTGAGCAAGGTGTTTTCGCGCACGGCTAATCTTACCATTGAGAAGTATCTGATTCGCATGAAGATTGAGCGGGTGAAGGAGCTGCTCAGCTATGGCGAGTTGACCCTGGGCGAAATAGCCGAGCAAATGCGCTACAGCAGCGGCCAGCACCTGAGCAACCAGTTCCGCCAGGTAACCGGCCGCTCCGTCAGCGAATTCCGCCGCGACCTGATGCCCAAGCGCATGGCGCTGGATAAAATAGCGTAA